A stretch of Oreochromis niloticus isolate F11D_XX unplaced genomic scaffold, O_niloticus_UMD_NMBU tig00001339_pilon, whole genome shotgun sequence DNA encodes these proteins:
- the LOC100708399 gene encoding uncharacterized protein LOC100708399, with translation MAAALALVSEDSLLCPVCLSVFTKPVSIPCGHNFCMNCITEYWSALSVLQCPLCKEMFCTRPLLRVNPVIAEMAEKVKKSLQEMFLSSSEQAGHEDVLCSMCAGSKVKALKSCLMCLLSYCRTHLEPHQRISALKKHKLIDPVTNLENRVCQDHGEPLELICRLDQMFLCQSCKCSDHKTHKTVTLEDEAERRKTQLRLENNSMDQLIQEREQKIQEVQQSMKTSRSKAEEALLYSRKVMTALVQHIKTEFTRLAEAIETKQEINETEAESFINELEAEITHIKKKKLRFHEASLIIDPFRFLENVIPLAYNKPQLQDWSAVTVTSDQFMIQETLAELETKVREEVSTLYDINFRDGKQQRISLISSPHEDIISNSFLIRSGPPAVYKLRPKKQKIGTLTRMTVGEKHPNKPNRTILLVGETGAGKSSLINALLNYTMGVKWEDEVWFEIVEEERRSQTSDVIVYEIFGFEDETLPYSLTIINTPGYGDTRGIEHDDIISHRLLDLFQSEDGVHEVHAVGLVMKASVNRLSEPLRYIFDSVMSLFGKNMEKNIVALITHSDGSRPKNPLQVLEAANIKCAKNEGSQPVYFLFNNCQLEERMEENTILRNSWELTQTNMDTLTNLLQKSNPQKLMKTAEVLNERIRLKASIQNLEHRIELGELKETEIKQIREALKQTNHRNKIEIEKILSLLENLEKEMKVLTAEKEKWLSDCYQHAVRLEEIALKADSASTVVHLDFLIEKMKEKGDTEKVQKLEEMRREDGGTKEAVQA, from the exons ATGGCTGCGGCGTTGGCTCTGGTGTCTGAGGACAGTCTTCTTTGTCCcgtctgtctgagtgtgttcaCTAAACCTGTGTCGATTCCCTGTGGACACAACTTCTGTATGAACTGTATCACAGAGTACTGGAGCGCTTTGTCTGTACTCCAATGTCCACTGTGCAAAGAGATGTTTTGCACCAGGCCCTTGCTTCGGGTTAACCCTGTCATTGCTGAAATGGCAGAAAAGGTTAAAAAATCTCTTCAAGAAATGTTTTTGAGTTCATCTGAACAAGCAGGACATGAAGATGTGCTCTGCAGCATGTGTGCAGGGTCAAAGGTAAAAGCCCTGAAGTCCTGTTTAATGTGCTTACTGTCCTACTGTCGAACACATCTGGAGCCTCATCAGAGGATTTCAGCATTGAAGAAACACAAGCTGATCGATCCAGTTACAAACCTGGAGAACAGAGTATGTCAGGATCACGGTGAGCCTTTGGAGCTAATCTGCAGACTGGATCAAATGTTTCTGTGCCAGTCCTGTAAATGCAGTGaccataaaacacataaaacagtgACTCTGGAGGACGAGGCTGAAAGGAGGAAAACCCAGCTGAGATTAGAAAATAACAGCATGGATCAGTTGATCCAGGAGCGTGAGCAGAAAATCCAGGAAGTTCAGCAGTCAATGAAGACCAGCAGAAGTAAAGCTGAGGAGGCGTTATTGTACAGCAGGAAGGTGATGACCGCTTTGGTGCAGCACATAAAGACAGAGTTCACCAGACTAGCTGAGGCGATCGAGACGAAGCAGGAAATAAATGAGACTGAGGCAGAAAGCTTTATTAATGAGCTGGAGGCAGAGATTACACacataaagaagaagaagctgcgCTTTCATGAAGCTTCGCTCATCATAGACCCCTTCAGGTTCCTGGAGAATGTAATCCCTCTTGCCTACAATAAACCACAGCTGCAGGACTGGTCTGCTGTGACTGTAACCAGTGACCAGTTTATGATTCAGGAGACCCTGGCCGAGCTGGAGACAAAAGTCAGAGAAGAAGTCAGCACGCTCTATGATATAAACTTCAGAGATGGGAAACAACAAAG GATCAGTTTGATCTCATCACCACATGAAGACATCATCTCAAACAGTTTTCTCATCAGGTCAGGACCTCCTGCTGTCTACAAGCTGAGACCAAAGAAGCAGAAGATTGGAACTCTGACAAGAATGACTGTTGGAGAAAAACATCCAAACAAGCCAAACAGAACCATCTTACTGGTGGGAGAAACAGGAGCAGGAAAATCGAGTCTGATCAACGCTCTGCTCAACTACACCATGGGAGTGAAGTGGGAGGATGAAGTCTGGTTTGAGATCGTagaggaggagagaagaagTCAGACATCAGATGTGATCGTGTacgagatctttggttttgaaGATGAAACTCTGCCCTACTCTCTAACCATCATCAATACTCCTGGATATGGAGACACCAGAGGGATCGaacatgatgacatcatcagtcacagaTTATTGGACTTGTTTCAGTCAGAGGATGGAGTCCATGAAGTTCATGCAGTGGGTCTGGTGATGAAGGCGAGTGTGAATCGACTGAGTGAGCCACTGAGGTACATCTTTGATTCAGTGATGTCTCTGTTTGGAAagaacatggagaaaaacattGTAGCTCTGATCACACACTCAGATGGGAGCAGGCCTAAAAACCCTCTTCAAGTTCTTGAAGCTGCAAATATTAAATGTGCCAAAAATGAGGGCAGTCAGCctgtttacttcctgtttaatAACTGCCAGCTTGAAGAGCGAATGGAGGAAAACACAATTTTGAGAAATTCATGGGAACTTACACAGACAAACATGGATACCTTGACAAACTTGTTGCAAAAATCTAATCCTcaaaaactgatgaaaacagcCGAAGTGTTAAATGAAAGAATCAGACTGAAAGCCTCCATCCAAAACCTGGAACACAGAATCGAGCTGGGTGAACTGAAAGAAACAGAAATCAAACAGATCCGAGAAGCTCTGAAGCAGACAAATCacagaaataaaatagaaattgAGAAAATATTGAGTCTTTTGGAAAATCTTGAAAAGGAAATGAAAGTGCTGACAGCAGAAAAGGAAAAGTGGCTAAGTGACTGCTACCAGCATGCTGTCAGACTGGAAGAAATCGCTCTGAAGGCTGATTCAGCATCTACTGTTGTGCACTTGGACTTCCTGATtgagaagatgaaggagaaaGGAGACACGGAGAAGGTCCAGAAACTGGAGGAGATGAGGAGAGAGGATGGAGGAACCAAAGAAGCAGTACAAGCTTAA
- the LOC106097178 gene encoding NLR family CARD domain-containing protein 3, translating to MTFINSGLNLLEQQQTTSQKSETRASAEKHFYQSAVNKALQSPNGHLDLFLRFLLGLSMQTNQTLLQGLMTQTGSSSQTSQEIVKYIKKKFSEDLSAGKSINLFHCLNELNDRSLLEEIQQSLSSGNLCTYKLSPAQWSALVFILLSSEEDLDVFDLQKYSASEEALLWLLPVVKASNKALLSVPDLSERGCEALSSVLCSVLFSERNEAEYQHSAGFRTEASVCYSGESTVYPGNVQDSGVKFLSAEMKSPHCKMESLSLSGCLITDEGCTSLASALSANPSHLRELDLTYNHPGDSGMKLLSAGLKDPGWRLDTLRYEEDV from the exons atgaccttcatcaactctggactcaatctgctggaacaacaacaaacaacctccCAGAAGTCTGAAACAAGAGCATCTGCAGAGAAACACTtctaccagagtgctgtgaacaaggccttacagagtccaaatggacaccttgACTTGTTCCttcgcttcctcctgggtctttcaatgcagaccaatcagactctcctacaAGGCCTgatgacacagacaggaagtagctcacagaccagTCAGGAAATAGTCaagtacatcaagaagaagtTCAGTGAGGATCTGTCTGCAgggaaaagcatcaatctgttccactgtctgaatgaactgaatgatcgttctctactggaggagatccaacagtccctgagttCAGGAAATCTCTGCACatataaactgtctcctgctcagtggtcagctctggtcttcatcttactatcatcagaagaagatctggatgtgtttgacctgcagaaatactctgcttcagaggaggctcttctgtgGCTGCTGCCAGtagtcaaagcctccaacaaagctct gcTGAGCGTCCCTGATCTCTCAGAGAGAGGCTGTGAAGCGCTATCCTCAGTTCTCTGCTCTGTCCTCTTTTCTGAGAGAAATGAAGCTGAGTATCAACACTCTGCCGGATTCAGGACTGAGGCTTCTGTCTGCTACAGTGGAGAGTCCACAGTGTACCCTGGAAATGTTCAG gattcaggagtgaagttTCTGTCTGCTGAAATGAAGAGTCCACACTGTAAAATGGAAAGTCTCAG tctgtcggGCTGTCTGATAACAGATGAAGGCTGTACTTccctggcctcagctctgagtgcCAACCcttcccatctgagagagctggacctgacctacaatcatccaggagactcaggaatgaagctgctgtcggctggactgaaggatccaggctggagactggacactctcaggtatgaaGAGgatgtctga